CTACAGCCACAGCCTGTGGTGGCTGCACGGAGAGAGGAATTCACCCTCCTGCTCCGCATCTGGTAGCAAGCTTTCAAAGGCATTAAGACACCTCCAATTAAGGAGAGTTGAACTTAATCTAAGTCACACATTTTTCCCAAAATGAGCCTGAGGATGAGcgtttattttcatttacaataCCGGTTATTGTTAAATGACTTCAGAATTTGCATTCTGAGAACTGTCACGTTCTCTTTACGTCTGCCACACCGTACAGACCAGCCCTGACCTCCTGAGGTGCCAGAAGCAGCGTTAGGATAAGGTGCTAAACTACTCTATCATTCTCTATgaggaaatacatttaaaacattatttttttcctatatgcTATTTTTTCCCTGAGCTATTCCATCTTTATTAGGATGCAAATTCCATTATAATCACTGCTTGGTAATCTTTTGGtcatgaaatatgaaataatgagattatgtttaaaatgtatgtgtatgtataacGTGTGTGTGGCTTGACAAGTTTAGAATTTGTCTCAGTATTGATTCTGACCTGTGGTTGGTTCTTGCTGAGATTGGATGTGTCTGAAAGTGTGCTAACGCCACACCACCTCTTGGTGACGTGACCGCAGGGCGGCTGCTTGCCTGCTTTCTCTAACCTGGTCTTGCCTTTTTTCCAACTTTCCAACAGGGAGCTTTGCTGTCTGGGGAGGGCTCTTCTCCATGATTGACTGCAGTATGGTCAGAATGAGAGGTAAAGAAGATCCGTGGAATTCAATCACAAGCGGAGCCCTAACTGGAGCCATATTAGCTGCCAGAAGTAAGAAATTGAGCTCTCGGGAGCACAGTAATTGAAAAAGCTTCTGTGTTCTAAATGTACAGTTCTCATCGTTACAGCAAAGCGGAATTGTGCGATACCCAAACTGGAATTTACTTTGTGAGAGAAATTGAAAGATAATCTTAGACTTTTGTCCTGTGCTAATGAAAGTAATAATTATGTTCTCAGACATTACCGttgttcttttgtttccctGAGGAAAGGGGAGAATTGCCTAGTAATTATCTCTTTATTGATGATACTAACGAGGCTTAATGAATGCAAAATGACTGCTTCTGAGTCTGCCCATAGGAGAGATTATAACTATAGAAAGAGAATTATAATATGCAAAGTAACGCGCTGAAAAAAGGGTTGTTTTGTACTTCTATTTTTAGATGGACCTGTTGCCATGGTTGGATCTGCTGCAATGGGAGGAATTCTCCTAGCTTTAATTGAAGGAGCTGGTATTCTCTTAACAAGATTTGCCTCCACACAGTTCCCTAACGGTAAGGAACCATCACTGCAGCAGCGCGAGGCTTTTATTGTGCAGGCTTTACTAATGTGCCTCTTCCAGTCATCACTCTTATCACGGAGTAAATCTACTCAGCCAATTCCCAGCTTCTAAGGCTGTAAAAAGTGAAGGGAGGGCCGCACGTTGGTGATGATGCAAGAGCTTTCCAGCGTTCTGTCTGTGGGATGACGGTTCTAGAGAAATCCACGTCTAAATGAAGCGGCAAGATCGGCTGTCACTCAGCAACGTAAAGGCAGAGGAGTGTGGTGCACCGGGGGGTTTCCAGGCACAGTGGGACGTGGGTCTTTTCCGGGGCTTCAGAGGGTGGAGAAGATACCTGGGATTCGTCCGAGCAAAATGTGCAGACGTGGGTGGTGTTACGGGAACGGGCGCCCCAGCCCCGTCCTGCTGACTCAGGCCCAAGCAGGACTTGCGGGTTCTTGCTGCTCCTTCCCGCTGCGTGGCCGGGCGCCGTGGGGGCTGAAAGCGACGATGTCCACGTGCCAGACTGTGGAACTGGTCTTCTGCCCCGTCCCCCGGTGCATCCACACAGCCCTGACACGCGGTGGCAGCAGTAGTTCAGGCGGCAGCGAGCGACAGGACAGGTTTGAGGCAATAGGAAGCAGCACGTTGGGTGCGAGACGCCGGGTTCCTGCAGGCCGGCTGTGGTCCCTGTGCAGATGTGTGGGTGACCCTGAATGAGGAGGTGAAGATCAGCAGGCGGATGCAGAGGGGAGATGTCAAAGAGGGGTAGTGctggtgctttgtttttcttttttaataccaCTCGAAAACAtgtatcccttttttttttccgaagaaaaacacaagctgAGATGTCAGTGAGCGGAGTCTGTGACCATTTGCGTAAATACTTGGCTGGGTGAAACAATTAATATCTCCATTGCCCCACCTCGTTTTGGGAGCAATACAGACAAAACCGCTACTGTTGAAAGGATTAGTGGCAAGCCACTAATTCCTGATAGGATTCCTCTCTCGGGTTTGCTCACTGGCATTCTTTGTTCAGTCTAAATTGTTACAATTTCTGTTCTTAATAccagagcattttaaaatgaaccTGCTTCAGTGAAGGGGTATCGTCTGTCCGTTACAATTTATTCTCTCTAAACTTGGCATGCAATGAGCGTGTTGCTTCCCTCCAGCAGGACGTCGGTAAGAGGAGTCGGGAAGCTGGCTCCACAGCGCCTCGTTCCGTTCCACTGCCTTGCCTCGTTGTGGGGCGAGTTACCGTGGGTAGACCTGTACAGAACGGCCAGGTTCAGCTGCAGGGCAGTAAGGCATAGGTTTCCAGCTCCTTTAGGTGACTGAAAACGTTTCCCTCTCGCTGCTCTGATTCATTTCCCGATCAGTAAAGGAGCTAAAAATACGTGCCTTATGGGAACGGGGCTCTTGTCAACGTGTAAAGCTCTCGAACTtctttgaatggaaaaaaaatgtaaagtctTGTTATTGGCTTCGTTAATTTTAGAAGGGctttatattaaagaaaagcacTGTGAATGTGTTTCATGCTTTTAGTAGGAAGAATGTCTCATCTTTTCGTATTtattatttgactttttttctttctcccgATTCCCAGGCCCTCAGTTTTCAGACGATCCCTCCCAGTTGCAGCCCTCTCCATTTGGCGACTACAGACAATACCAGTGATTATCCTCATTTCGCTAGTTCTTGTTGTACCTGAGctgtaatttaaaatgctgGAGGACCAAGATGCGGTATGTCTTTACACCAGTGGTAGTCTCGTACACAAACCATGCCAAGAGGACCTTCAGCACTCGTCAGTGTGAAGCTGCACAGGAGAACTGTTAGAAGATGACAGATCTATTTATTCGTAATAGATTCCATTGCTGTAATGTTAATTCATGTCTGGTAGAATACATGGAGATTTAAGATAAGGACCAAATGGAGTCTTGTAATCCTTTGGACATGGACTGAAGTGAATGTCTGTGGAGTCTTTGCTGGGATGTGGCATTAGCCGTCCACAGTGAATGCATCTGGAATTTATCCTCTCCCCTTTTGGATTTAGGTTGCTACACAGATTTCAGCTTGAGGAAAAGCGTTATCTACGTGCAGTTTTACACTCCTGAAGTGAATATTCCTGGGAGGTAATGAATGAATGAAGTGAATGTTACTGAATATTCCCGGCTGAGACCCCGGCCACAGAAGAGTGGGCAAGTCTCTGGTAGTTGAGGGAAAATTACGGTCATCGTCAGCGCGGAGCCTCCCGGGGGTAGCCGAAGCTGCGTTAGTCACCAGACGTTTTCCTGCGCTCCCTCTGGGATTAGCACACCGGGCGTTGTTCAGCTCCGCGTGCCTCCCAGCGGCCGGGCCAGCCTCTGCCCTGCGCCCTGGCTCCAGAGCTCGAGGGTTTTGTCCTCTGCCCTGAGCCGTGCGCTGTCGCGCTGCCCTCCGGGCTGTGCTGGGCCgggaggggctggggccgcTGCCCTCGCTGCTGCAGCGCTGGCAGCCTGCACAGGGTTCGCTCGCGCTGCACAGGCACAGGAGGGAGGCCGCCGGGTGTCCCCTGCGCCCACGGCACCGCCGGCCTCTCCTGGCTGCCGTCAGGGGCTGGGCACGCGGCGTCTGTTGCTCGTGGACCGTAATTAAGCAGCGGCCCGAACATCCTGGGTGGCCGCTCCCAGCAGCGTCTGGGGGCTGGCTCTGGCTGCGCGGGGCACCGGGGTGCgcgggagctgctggaggccgAGCTGCGGCAGGGGACCAGCAGCCCCCCCGCTTTGGGGGCTCCTTCTGGGCCCTGCCTTTGCGGTCCCCAAAGCCAGGCCCCATCCAGACAGCCCCAGGCAGGGGCACCGCACGCGCctacctgcagcagcagccgcccccctcccccagctgctggggctggcggacagcagggacaggacggacagcagggacaggagcCGCGGGTGGCACGGGGGCCCTGCGGGCACTCCTCCCTCACCCCCTGTGAGGTGACGGGCTtcagctgctggagaagagctTTATTCAGCTCAGCTCTTCCCCTCTAATCCCCCGTGACCGTCCGCGCTGGACGGTCACTCGCACGCTCCTGCCCAAGGGCAAGCCACGATTTGGGGTGCCGTCCTTCACGCCCCGCACGCTAACCGGGTTGCGGCGTCCGTGCTGACCGGCCGAGagccctctgccctgcagcgTGAGCTTACGGCTCGCCTCCTTCCCCCCGGCGGGCCCacggagggagggcagcagggcccGCTGCCCCGCAGTGCACCACGTGCCCAGGGAAGGGtttcctgcccccagcaccccactttcctgttttctttccgCCGGGGCCGTCCTGACTCACCGCAGGCAGGGTCCCGCGGCGCGGCCGCTCCTGGCGCTTGGCCCTGGCTGCCGGTGAGCGGCCGCGCTCCTGGGggggtgctccccccccccccccccagaagcaGCCGCCAGCTCGAGCAGGTTCTTTGCTAcaaccacccccaaaaaaaaaaaccacgagACCGACACCGCTCGCACGACACTGAACTATTGACCGTTTTATTTCAATCAGCTACAGCAGCTCTACATTCCCCTAAAACACTGTCCTTCCTTCACTACCACAGACAGCGAGGGAGCCGAGTACACTGCGGTGGCAGCAAGTCTTTTTAAAGCTtagtattaaatattaaatattctcTCATTTATGTTTACATTATtttgtcaaggaaaaaaaaaaaaaaaaagaccattaaAACTTAATTTACGTGAATCTGTGCCTGTGCCCTGGGCAGCAGCGCTGGGGGCCGCAGAGCTGCCCCCaggaaggcagctctgctgcgAGGGGTAATGCAAAAATCTCCGGCCCTGGGCCTGGTAGTGCGTGACGGCTCGCTCCGGCGGTGAGCTCGGGAGGGGGGTGCTCGGCCGTGCCGGGAGCGGGGCACCCGCGCCCTCTGCTTTCGGAAATCAGCACGCCTGGGCAGGGCGGGGGGCCTCGGGGCTGCCAGAACACGGCCTGGAGGAGGCGAGGCCGGAACACTGCGGCAGgggggggctgccagggccCCACCGAAGCGCACGGGGAAGGGGGTGAGGATTTGGTCGACAGAACTCTGCTaaagaatgtttctttttttttttttctttaaaaacaacccAGTTTTGAGTCTTCCTTTGATTTTAGCAAAGACAGAGTTTAAAAAGCACTTGGGAAGCTTGTACTAAAACCAGGCGCTCTCAGAGGAGGGAGTTGTCTGTGCACCCCCCTTCGAGGCCGTAGCGAAACTCCTGCAGGTTCGACACCCCGTAGAAGTGGACGAAGGCTGCAGCCACCACGAGCACATGGAAGATCTGATGCGACTGGAACTGCGGGGAAGCGAGAAAGCCCTCTGAGCCAGCCCAAAGGGGGCAAAGCAGTGCCGGGAAgaactcttcctcctccttcctcctcctcctcctcctccgtgcTCGGGCACCACCCCAGCACTGTCCCAGGCTTTTCCCCCTCGCTGCTCACAGGCAGCGTTTTCTCCCCGTACTTtagccctgccctgccttcaGCAGCCGTCTAAGGGCCGGCTGACAGCGCGCACCGGGACACCCCCAGCCACGTTCCCGAGGATCCCCACCCTCGATCCcactccccagctgcccccgAAGCCCCCGCTCCACTCACCCAGATGTCGAACTTGCCCGGGAAGAAGCGCTCGGGAATGCGGGCGGCGTAGAGCCCCGCGCCCGTGATGTACATCACGGCCATGAGGAAGAACCAGCCCATCTGGCCGACGGTGGTGGCCTTCACGAAGCCTTCGGCGATGGTGAAGTGCATGGTGGGCACCACGccgctcagccccagccccaggaagaCGCCTGCGGCGGAGAGGAGGCAAAAGGGAGGACGCTGCTCACCCGTAACGCCGCCTCCCAGTCAAAACCAGCGCTGGCCCCCAGTGCCTGCTGGGCAGAGCTCGCCCTGCGGAGCCGGGGGGGCCCTTCCGGacggggccggccccgcggccaCACGAGCGCGAGGAGCGTGGCCCCGCCGGCCCTCCCAGGAGCAACGCCGCCGGAGTCATTTATTCAGCGAGGCTGCTCAGAGCCCCGGGGGGAAGGTGCTAATCAGCAGTGCCGGAATTTTCAGGTCTCACATCTCATCAGCTCGGCAGAGAGCAAACGGCACTGCAGCAAGACGCCCGTGGGGAGAGGCCGCGGCTCGCGCTGGCGGCAGGAGGGAGCTCCCCCAGCGCTCGTTTCGTGCTGGGGGGAGCGGCGCAGCCCTGTCCCGGAGCAGGCAGCAGCGACCTGTGCCACCGCGCGGAGGCCAGCGCTGCCGGGGGGTAACGGTGGGGCCGGCACTCACACCCTGTCCCCTTCCGAGGATCCCAGCACGCTGTGCTGACGGGGGCCGCGCGGCAGCGGCGCCGCTCAGCCCCCAGCTCGGCACCGTCCCCCCCTCGTCACGTAGCGGGGAGACGTTTTGCTGCAGGACCCCCCGGGAAGAAAAGCACGGGCGGGGGCGTTCCTCCACGCCCACTGGTGCTCAGCGAGGCTGCTTTAAGCTGGAGGGATCGGTCTCAGCGGCTCAGAGGGCACCTGGCGGGGCGTGAGCGGGGAGGCAGCCTCGCCCCGGGGCCTccagggaggcaggaggtgccagcgcgcagcaggcaggggacaggagggaaTCTCTGCCTCTCTGGGTGAGCTGCAGCTCCACGCTGCCAAATCGCTTCCCGGAGACGGCGGCTTCGCGCAGCACAGCCCCGGGCTGCCCGGCCGCCACTTACGGGGCTGTTTTTTACAACGCCTGCTCCAAACCTCAGGCTTGTCGAGTGCCAGGAGGAGCTCGGAGAAgcagctgggccctgctcagCGGAGGCTCCAAATCTCCAGCACAACAAGAGGCAGAGGGAGACCTCCCTGCTGCGGAGCAGGGCAGGCTCCGGGGGAATTCACTCTGCAGATGCTTGGAGCTCCTCGGGGTACCCCGGAGCCCTGCCCTAGCGCAGGGCCTGCAGCACAACACGACGGCTTCTGCCCAAAGCGCCTCCCCGGAGCTCcctcccggggctgggggcttggggtgAGCACAGAGCGCTCCTACCTGCTCTTGTCTGCCGGTGCTTGGGGGTGGCAAACCGGTCCCACTGAGCCACGATGATGGCGGAGATGCCCAGGACGCAGACGATGGAGAGGTAGATGAGTCTTGGCTGCGGGGAGCAGTAGAACGAGTAATAGAGCCAGGGGACGAAGCTCCCCATGATCAGCAGTGCAATTCCTGAATAATCCAACCTGCAGCCGGGGAGCAACGAGAGGCGCGCCGGTGAGCCCCAGAATCCGCCCCGCTCCCGCCTCCTCTTGGCGCCTGGTgcccctcagcccctgcctgcacccaAACGCAGCCACCGCTGCCGGAGAGGCAGCCAAGGCCCCGGGGGTGAAACTGCGCCCAGGCAGGAGCTGTCCGAGCCTCATCAGCACACCGTGGGGCAGGATGAAGGACCTGGGACTTCTGGGGACgcgagcagagctggcaggagcGCTTGCTGGACAGGCAGAAAGGGCCCGGAGACGCCGTGCGCTCCAACCGCCGCGCACAGGATGCAGCGGGCACGAGCTCTCGGGTGTACGGATTCCACCGGTACCCTCCCCTGCAAAGTGCTTTCGATCTATCGACCCAGGAACCGCTCGATCGCCAGAGTGCCGCCGCGCGCATTATCCCAGCAGCGCAGCAGCCGTGCGAGAGCCTCCCCCGCTGCACGGGGACGTTTCTGCGCGGGGCGCTGCAGCACAGGTTGTTCTGGAGCCGCCGGCCCGCGGGGGCTCCGGCGTTCGTGCGAAGGAGCTCGGCAAGAAAACGCCCGAGTAAACGCCCCTGATAGACCTGCGCGAGCCAGGCCTCGTTTGGAAGCCtcgctgctgccctccctgtgCCGTGAGGGCTGACGCGAGCTCAGCTCTGAGAGCAGCACCGACCCCAGAGGGAAGCGCTGGCTACTGCCCAGCGTTTCCACTCTGCCGGGAACCGcgtttgttttgcttctttcaatTTGGTTTCGATCCAAATCGGATCCAACGGAAAGTTTCTGAAAACACGCGGTAAACCGAAAACAGCTGGGTCCCCGCGGCTGCCCGGTGGGACCGGGACCCCTCACCTCGCTGCCCCGAGGGGCACAGGGTCCCTCGAGAGCCGCAGCCCCCGGGTCCCTGCCCTCGCAGACCACAGCTCCCGCGGAGCTGCCAGATGGAAGGCGCCCAGGCCCAGGGCAGACCACCCAGGATCCAGCTCCTGAACCCCGCGCTGGATCCGGGGAGCGCTCCCTTCCCCCAGAACCTTTCGGAGCGCAGCCCTTCCCACGAGGAAGCGCTGGGAGAAGTGAAAACCTCCCCCGAGGCCGCACGACCCCGCTCGCGCTGACTCACTTTGAAAAAGTCCGCGAGACCTTCTCGGAGTGACAGTAGACGGTGTGGAAAAGCCAGGAGAAGCTGAGGCACAGCACGGCGCCGAGGAAGAACATCCCGAACACCACCTTCTCCTGGAGAGGAGCCATGAAATACATGTTGGGCCGCAGCATGGTCAGGATCCCCAAGCAGAGGAACAACACGAAACCTGCGGGAAAGACGCCGAACGTCAGGCGGGAGCAGGGTGACCCCGAACGCCCTGCACGGGGTCCCCACGAGGGACACAGGGCGGGACCAGACCCTCCCCACGCTCAGGGGGTTCTGGGGGCTCCTCCCTCGCAGACGCTGCGCCCTGTTTGTGCGGGGGGATCGCGGGCCTGGCTGCGCTCTGCGAGGCAGAACCTGGACCCGTCCTGGGGTTCCTGGGGAAAGGTTTTTGGGACGTTGTCCTGCCCAGGAGGCGTTTCTCCATCcaaggagcagggcagctcGCTTGCAGAGCTCCGGCAGAGCCGccacgcagcagcagcagcccagacaCAACCCAAAGGCCTCGGACCTCTGAGTCCCCGTGCAGGCCGGGCCCCTCCCGCAGCCGGAGGCCACCCGATGCAGTCGTCGGCCCCCGCTGAGCACGGACAAAGCCACCACGCTCAGGCCGTGGCCCCGGTGAAAGGCAGCGCCCCATCCTCCCTTCGCCCTCAGCTCCAGGAAACCTCACAGCCTGCGTGCGCGGGACCGGGCAGGGGTACGTGAGCCTAAACCGGAGGCCCCGGGCACGGAGAGAACACGCAGCAAGCCCCAAGGCCCGCACGCCAGCCTGCCCCCCCCAGAAGGCCACCCCGCGGTGCACGCGTTAGGGCCGAGCACGGCTCCAGCCCCGTGGAAGCGccgcgcagccccggggctgccccagtCACCCAGGAGGTGCGTCCAGATGTTGCCCGTCTCAGTGTGTATCCGGAAGATGCTCTTGAAGCAGGCTCGGAAGGACGGCATCGGGGGCCGGTGCCCGTGCAGGAGGTAATCGTTGTCCTTCAGCCAGTCGGGCAGCACGTCGTAGGGGATCACGCGCCAGCGCCCTTCCCACACCTGCAACGCACCGACCTGCGCTGGCACCGACAGCCCCACGGGGCACCTCTGTCGCCTTTACTCGCCCCGGGAGCTCGAGGCGCGTGCGGAGCGAGCTGGCGAGCctcccccgcagccccggctgccGAGGCCCCGTCGCTCTCCCCCGGGAGAGGAAGCTGGGCCTTCGCAACACCCGGCACCCCTGGGGATCCCTTCCGCCACCCGCATCCTGCGGCAGCTCCCCATGTCCCCGGGGACGGTTCCCACCCCTGCTTTTAACGGTTCCCACCCCCGCCTTTAACCCTTTGGCACCCCGAGGCAGCGG
The sequence above is a segment of the Anser cygnoides isolate HZ-2024a breed goose chromosome 25, Taihu_goose_T2T_genome, whole genome shotgun sequence genome. Coding sequences within it:
- the TIMM17A gene encoding mitochondrial import inner membrane translocase subunit Tim17-A, which produces MEEYAREPCPWRIVDDCGGAFTMGAIGGGIFQAIKGFRNSPVGVNHRLRGSLTAIKTRAPQLGGSFAVWGGLFSMIDCSMVRMRGKEDPWNSITSGALTGAILAARNGPVAMVGSAAMGGILLALIEGAGILLTRFASTQFPNGPQFSDDPSQLQPSPFGDYRQYQ
- the ADIPOR1 gene encoding adiponectin receptor protein 1 isoform X2; the protein is MASRKAAAAGPGTGLAAAAGRERVHLELAELGPLLEEKGEQGAAGPPSAEDPPCPAAREEEEEVVRVLTLPLQAHHAMEKMEEFVYKVWEGRWRVIPYDVLPDWLKDNDYLLHGHRPPMPSFRACFKSIFRIHTETGNIWTHLLGEGGVRDVLPRRRAVPQLLLAFPHRLLSLREGLADFFKVGLFRNCTADHGELRPLALLLVLLLPAAKTHLPLHRLRPGHLRHHRGSVGPVCHPQAPADKSRRLPGAGAERRGAHHALHHRRRLREGHHRRPDGLVLPHGRDVHHGRGALRRPHSRALLPGQVRHLVPVASDLPCARGGCSLRPLLRGVEPAGVSLRPRRGVHRQLPPLRAPGFSTSFPSAF
- the ADIPOR1 gene encoding adiponectin receptor protein 1 isoform X1; protein product: MASRKAAAAGPGTGLAAAAGRERVHLELAELGPLLEEKGEQGAAGPPSAEDPPCPAAREEEEEVVRVLTLPLQAHHAMEKMEEFVYKVWEGRWRVIPYDVLPDWLKDNDYLLHGHRPPMPSFRACFKSIFRIHTETGNIWTHLLGFVLFLCLGILTMLRPNMYFMAPLQEKVVFGMFFLGAVLCLSFSWLFHTVYCHSEKVSRTFSKLDYSGIALLIMGSFVPWLYYSFYCSPQPRLIYLSIVCVLGISAIIVAQWDRFATPKHRQTRAGVFLGLGLSGVVPTMHFTIAEGFVKATTVGQMGWFFLMAVMYITGAGLYAARIPERFFPGKFDIWFQSHQIFHVLVVAAAFVHFYGVSNLQEFRYGLEGGCTDNSLL